One window from the genome of Cryptomeria japonica chromosome 6, Sugi_1.0, whole genome shotgun sequence encodes:
- the LOC131876634 gene encoding uncharacterized protein LOC131876634 yields the protein MGRVTKVRNGGNPGISKVGVIARDEYGSILAFGAKRLVDGTNNEAECQAALEAILLAKKLDVKKLHLEGDSQIVMNGIVKGRMEAWHLDKHIRRMNLLLCGFDDFKVSHVLREANIEADKLSNVGANGSLDSNFNLFEDLRNVCSLEFG from the exons ATGGGAAGGGTGACAAAAGTTAGGAATGG GGGGAATCCCGGGATCTCCAAGGTAGGGGTCATAGCTCGCGATGAGTATGGAAGTATTCTAGCTTTTGGAGCTAAGAGGTTGGTGGATGGTACGAACAATGAAGCCGAGTGTCAAGCGGCTTTAGAAGCCATTCTTTTGGCAAAGAAATTGGACGTGAAGAAACTCCATCTTGAGGGGGATTCCCAGATTGTGATGAATGGGATTGTTAAGGGTCGGATGGAGGCTTGGCATCTTGACAAACACATCAGAAGGATGAATCTCCTTTTGTGCGGGTTTGATGATTTTAAGGTTTCGCATGTTCTCAGGGAAGCAAACATTGAGGCAGACAAACTCTCGAATGTTGGAGCTAATGGTTCTTTGGATAGCAACTTCAATTTATTTGAGGACCTACGGAATGTGTGTTCTCTTGAGTTTGGTTGA